In one Mauremys mutica isolate MM-2020 ecotype Southern chromosome 3, ASM2049712v1, whole genome shotgun sequence genomic region, the following are encoded:
- the RHOB gene encoding rho-related GTP-binding protein RhoB, whose protein sequence is MAAIRKKLVVVGDGACGKTCLLIVFSKDEFPEVYVPTVFENYVADIEVDSKQVELALWDTAGQEDYDRLRPLSYPDTDVILMCFSVDSPDSLENIPEKWVPEVKHFCPNVPIILVANKKDLRNDEHVRNELARMKQEPVRTEDGRAMAVRIQAYDYLECSAKTKEGVREVFETATRAALQKRYGAPSGCLNCCKVL, encoded by the coding sequence ATGGCCGCGATCCGCAAgaagctggtggtggtgggggacgGGGCGTGCGGCAAGACCTGCCTGCTGATCGTCTTCAGCAAGGACGAGTTCCCCGAGGTCTACGTGCCCACCGTCTTCGAGAACTACGTGGCGGACATCGAGGTGGACAGCAAGCAggtggagctggccctgtgggACACGGCCGGCCAGGAGGACTACGACCGCCTGCGGCCCCTCTCCTACCCGGACACCGACGTGATCCTCATGTGCTTCTCGGTGGACAGCCCGGACTCGCTGGAGAACATCCCGGAGAAGTGGGTGCCCGAGGTCAAGCACTTCTGCCCCAACGTGCCCATCATCCTGGTGGCCAACAAGAAGGACCTGCGCAACGACGAGCACGTCCGCAACGAGCTGGCCCGCATGAAGCAGGAGCCCGTGCGCACCGAGGACGGGCGGGCCATGGCCGTCCGCATCCAGGCCTACGACTACCTGGAGTGCTCGGCCAAGACCAAGGAAGGGGTCCGCGAGGTCTTCGAGACGGCCACCCGCGCCGCCCTGCAGAAGCGCTACGGCGCCCCGAGCGGCTGCCTCAACTGCTGCAAGGTGCTATAG